One Lycium barbarum isolate Lr01 chromosome 5, ASM1917538v2, whole genome shotgun sequence genomic window carries:
- the LOC132642260 gene encoding thaumatin-like protein isoform X2 has translation MFVKFFTRPQTPFCWTTRDGTQLLIVNNCKESIWPGILGTAGHETPNNGGFHLKIGQQVVIELPNLWSGRIWGRQGCCFDENGKGSCQTGDCSGLLHCSGAGGIPPATLVEMTLGTSNNPQHYYDVSLVDGFNIPVAMIPIGGSAGCGVAACEADLNECCPAYLAIKCKGKVVGCKSACLATNDPIYCCTGEFASKNTCKPTAFSRLFKTICPRSYSYAFDESTGLKSCKAPRYLITFCPPT, from the exons ATGGAACTCAACTGCTTATAGTGAACAATTGCAAAGAAAGCATATGGCCTGGAATTCTTGGGACAGCAGGGCATGAGACACCTAACAATGGTGGGTTCCATCTCAAAATTGGCCAACAAGTAGTAATTGAACTGCCTAATCTATGGTCAGGTAGAATATGGGGCAGACAAGGTTGTTGTTTCGACGAAAATGGCAAAGGTTCTTGCCAGACAGGGGATTGCTCCGGCCTTCTGCATTGTTCAGGGGCCGGAGGAATCCCCCCTGCTACGCTCGTGGAAATGACATTAGGAACCTCAAACAATCCACAACATTACTATGATGTCAGTTTAGTTGATGGATTTAATATCCCCGTTGCTATGATCCCGATTGGCG gTAGTGCTGGTTGTGGAGTAGCTGCCTGTGAAGCTGATTTGAATGAATGTTGCCCTGCATATTTGGCAATTAAGTGCAAAGGCAAAGTTGTCGGGTGTAAGAGTGCTTGTCTTGCTACTAATGATCCCATATACTGCTGCACTGGGGAATTTGCTAGTAAGAACACTTGCAAACCAACCGCGTTTTCGCGGTTGTTTAAGACTATTTGCCCTAGGTCTTATAGCTATGCCTTTGATGAATCTACTGGACTTAAGAGTTGTAAGGCGCCGCGGTATCTCATTACCTTTTGCCCTCCCACTTAA